One Takifugu rubripes chromosome 19, fTakRub1.2, whole genome shotgun sequence genomic window carries:
- the LOC101065239 gene encoding prothymosin alpha has translation MADTAVDTTAAAEVTAKELKEKKEVEVEKEETDKGEAPANGTNGAEHSDKVEEPAEEKHENGDGTAEEEPPAEETDAQPVKRAAEEEEEKAETKKQKTEENGDSKEAEVEA, from the exons ATGGCCGACACAGCTGTTGACACGACCGCTGCCGCAGAGGTTACAGCCAAG gagctgaaagagaagaaagaagtagaagtggagaaagaggagaccGACAAGGGGGAAGCACCTGCTAATGGCACC AACGGTGCTGAGCACAGCGATAAAGTGGAAGAAccagcagaggagaaacacGAAAATGGAGACG GAACTGCAGAGGAGGAGCCccctgctgaggagactgatgCACAGCCTGTGAAGCGtgcagctgaagaggaggag GAGAAAGCAGAGACAAAAAAGCAGAAGACGGAGGAAAATGGAGATTCGAAAGAGGCAGAAGTGGAGGCCTAA
- the LOC115246853 gene encoding uncharacterized protein, protein MQPTQSARMFLSACKAAETCDDTAKLDNLYYIMVRERKVCNRVAQEQLNKQQQVIQKLVKEQKELKIDLNILNAGAKATQKDEKRKKLQTLAVLLIDKTLKQGKSCEEELDHEITTMTTETIKYKKQKSIVTQCAERDRVQNKVQYLEKKLLRTLNYLDSQRNKIQELKKELKNQHEESARLQLHRTTYPHKKVTNDLGMYIRDNMKRTTLACEDRTSVDNKIMMMKKKEENTLAKTQRKIKELAALFPEETVQEEVEIPEDTEESPGDEEEVQTYEAVEFQVDDEEVVNLEDLEKVTLDLLVTKFLQDENQKCELYTLICDQKNEIQEHNDIIRQIQGEVYHSSKKGASDKKGGDFLSGLRNKCSKLLSEVEEFESYEELINNNLKDIKTVIASILSGMGYEDKGAPESSLEDKIMSYLAVMEEKTARLLNIQAFKKAEASRLL, encoded by the exons ATGCAGCCGACACAATCAGCGAGGATGTTTTTATCTGCctgcaaagcagcagaaacgtGTGACG ACACAGCAAAACTGGATAACCTCTATTACATCATGGTCCGTGAAAGGAAGGTTTGCAACCGTGTGGCTCAGGAGCAGCTCAACAAACAACA GCAGGTCATCCAAAAACTGGTCAAGGAGCAGAAAGAACTCAAGATAGACCTAAACATTCTTAATGCGGGTGCAAAGGCGACGCAGAAGgatgaaaagaggaagaaactaCAGACTCTGGCCGTATTGTTGATAGATAAAACCCTAAAGCAAGGGAAGAGCTGTGAAGAAGAGCTAGACCATGAG ATCACAACCATGACAACCGAGAcgataaaatataaaaaacaaaaatctatcGTGACTCAATGTGCAGAGAGAGACCGGGTTCAGAACAAAGTACAGTAtctggagaagaagctgttAAGA ACTTTGAATTACCTTGATAGCCAAAGGAATAAAATCCAAGAACTgaagaaagagctgaagaaTCAGCATGAGGAGAGTGCCCGTTTACAGCTACACCGGACCACTTACCCACACAAAAAg GTTACTAATGATCTTGGCATGTACATTAGGGATAATATGAAACGTACTACCCTCGCATGTGAAGACAG GACCAGCGTTGACAATAAGATTATGATGatgaaaaagaaggaagagaacACCCTTGCCAAAACCCAAAGAAAGATAAAAGAACTTGCAGCACTATTCCCCGAGGAAACTGTCCAAGAAGAAG TGGAGATCCCGGAGGACACAGAGGAAAGCCcaggtgatgaagaagaggtCCAAACGTATGAAGCAGTAGAGTTCCAAGTGGACGATGAAGAAGTGGTTAACCTGGAGGATCTCGAAAAAGTCACCTTGGACTTGCTGGTCACCAAGTTCCTCCAGG atgaaaaccaaaaatgtgaaCTTTACACTCTGATATGTgatcaaaaaaatgaaatccagGAGCATAACGATATTATTCGGCAG ATACAAGGGGAGGTTTACCATTCTTCAAAAAAAGGTGCTTCAGATAAAAAGGGTGGAGATTTTCTGAGTGGCCTCAGAAACAAGTGTTCAAAACTGCTGTCTGAAGTGGAAGAGTTTGAAAGCTATGAGGAACTGATAAACAACAACCTGAAAGACATTAAAACAG TTATAGCCAGTATTCTCTCTGGTATGGGCTATGAGGACAAGGGCGCACCGGAGTCCTCATTGGAGGACAAAATCATGTCCTACCTGGCAGTGATGGAAGAAAAGACCGCCAGGCTTCTCAACATACAAGCTTTCAAAAAAGCTGAAGCAAGCCGCTTGCTATAA